From Penicillium psychrofluorescens genome assembly, chromosome: 6, one genomic window encodes:
- a CDS encoding uncharacterized protein (ID:PFLUO_008641-T1.cds;~source:funannotate) has translation MGDTDWELQQGIPQVEDPFIQQYLRGRDALIAEEQKRRHDYTLRKSLSPIAARACKIVSYIRDQERRQVWSTGLDSAAAHESDEILYPGVMFNLAKGRMEQTKLWQIVQHMPKGSLLHAHMDAMFDIDFLIDQALSTPGIYMSAPKPLITPKDYETAPVTFQFSSQKPVEDRPSVWSEGYESSSFIPIAKAAASFPKGQEAGFRDWLKSRCVLMPEHSYHHHHGVDAIWSIFQRTFPVVNSLVNYEPIFRACFRRMLAQLAADGVRYVEFRIAFLFQYRKEGHETPETDYEEFCRVVEEEVARFKTTEEGQHFYEARIIWTTIRRFSNKEIIESMKQCIAIKQAFPDLICGFDLVGQEDQGRPLVDLVPALFWFRKQCAEEEVDIPFFFHAGECLGDGDATDHNLFDAILLGTRRIGHGFSLFKHPLLIELVKEKKILVECCPISNEVLRLTSSIKSHPLPALLSRGVPVSLCNDDPAILGHGRNGLTHDFWQALQGLDNVDLVGLAMMVQNSIRWSCYEDQSTAEWKGEVHEGILGEGIKAARMREWYSEFEKFCEWVVMEFAEFDEDE, from the exons ATGGGCGACACAGACTGGGAACTGCAGCAGGGCATACCCCAGGTGGAAGACCCTTTCATCCAGCAATACCTGCGAGGGCGCGATGCCCTGATcgccgaggagcagaagcgccGCCATG ACTACACCCTGCGCAAGTCGCTCTCGCCCATCGCCGCCAGGGCGTGCAAGATTGTCTCGTACATCCGCGACCAGGAGCGCCGCCAGGTCTGGTCAACAGGCTTGGACAGTGCGGCCGCCCATGAGTCCGACGAGATTCTCTACCCGGGCGTCATGTTCAACCTGGCCAAAGGCCGCATGGAACAGACCAAACTCTGGCAGATTGTCCAGCATATGCCCAAGGGCTCGCTCCTGCATGCCCACATGGATGCCATGTTTGACATCGACTTCCTGATCGACCAGGCCTTGTCGACGCCCGGTATCTACATGTCGGCGCCGAAGCCGTTGATTACGCCCAAGGACTACGAGACGGCCCCGGTCACCTTCCAGTTCTCATCCCAAAAGCCAGTAGAGGACCGGCCCAGTGTATGGTCCGAGGGATACGAGTCCTCCTCATTTATCCCGATCGCCAAAGCGGCAGCGTCCTTCCCCAAGGGCCAAGAGGCCGGCTTCCGCGACTGGCTGAAGAGCCGCTGTGTGCTCATGCCCGAGCACTCCtaccaccatcaccacggTGTCGATGCCATCTGGTCCATCTTTCAGAGGACCTTCCCCGTGGTCAACTCCCTGGTGAACTACGAGCCCATTTTCCGGGCGTGTTTCCGCCGCATGTTGGCGCAGCTCGCGGCAGACGGGGTGCGGTACGTCGAGTTTCGCATCGCGTTTCTCTTCCAGTATCGCAAAGAAGGCCACGAGACGCCCGAAACAGACTATGAAGAGTTCTGTCgcgtggtcgaggaggaagTGGCCCGGTTCAAAACTAcggaagaaggccagcacTTCTACGAGGCGCGCATCATCTGGACAACCATCCGACGGTTCTCCAATAAGGAGATCATCGAGAGCATGAAGCAGTGCATCGCCATCAAACAGGCGTTTCCGGATCTAATCTGCGGATTCGATCTCGTCGGGCAGGAGGACCAAGGCCGGCCGCTGGTGGATCTCGTTCCGGCGCTGTTTTGGTTCCGAAAACAATGtgccgaggaagaagtcgacaTCCCGTTCTTTTTCCACGCCGGCGAATGTTTGGGTGACGGCGATGCGACCGATCACAATCTGTTCGACGCCATCCTCCTTGGGACCCGGCGCATCGGCCACGGATTCTCATTGTTCAAGCACCCGCTGCTCATCGAGTTggtcaaggaaaagaagatcctcgTGGAATGCTGCCCGATCTCCAACGAAGTCCTCCGTCTCACAAGTTCTATCAAGAGCCATCCGCTCCCGGCACTGCTCTCCCGCGGCGTGCCCGTCTCCCTCTGCAACGACGACCCGGCGATCCTGGGACACGGCCGAAATGGACTGACGCATGATTTCTGGCAAGCCCTCCAAGGGCTGGATAATGTGGACCTGGTGGGCCTGGCAATGATGGTCCAGAATTCGATCCGCTGGAGCTGTTACGAAGACCAGTCGACGGCGGAGTGGAAAGGGGAGGTACACGAGGGCATTCTGGGCGAGGGGATCAAGGCGGCGCGGATGCGGGAGTGGTACTCAGAGTTTGAAAAGTTCTGCGAgtgggtggtgatggagttTGCCGAATTTGACGAGGATGAATAG
- a CDS encoding uncharacterized protein (ID:PFLUO_008642-T1.cds;~source:funannotate) has translation METIKNAANYVSESVQGAGSEASKEANKNVAKDSGANVSTRASAAKDAVVDKKDEHSHDTKADLHKEAAKH, from the exons ATGGAGACCATCAAG AACGCCGCCAACTACGTCTCGGAGTCCGTCCAGGGCGCCGGGTCTGAGGCCTCCAAGGAAGCGAACAAGAACGTCGCTAAGGATTCCGGTGCCAACGTCAGCACCCGGGCCAGCGCTGCCAAGGATGCCGTTGTCGACAAGAAGGACGAGCACTCCCACGACACCAAGGCCGACCTTCACAAGG AGGCTGCCAAGCACTAA
- a CDS encoding uncharacterized protein (ID:PFLUO_008643-T1.cds;~source:funannotate), whose translation MSLNTGGLGGVGGLVPSDVTNTASVGNIQSTVTDQTEPLLQTTDKLTENVMPGEFPSEERSQKEPVNNEITYSSLLNLFKGWIAGAFPRAVDWFENSVRYLVHWLLPPPQQIEIYEAALKHPIASTFIVSQLICCGVPLLVLMAVVFPVAGVALLLWFILSLLIGGPILLIASMMGVSLWGWEWITYGFIKFIDQKFLGGMITRFWLPQGQSQTEGEKGQPQTEDEKHQEEVQNSEMESDS comes from the coding sequence ATGTCCCTGAATACCGGCGGCCTCGGGGGTGTCGGCGGCCTTGTCCCGTCCGATGTCACGAACACAGCATCCGTTGGCAATATTCAATCAACCGTCACAGATCAAACGGAACCACTCTTACAGACAACAGACAAGCTCACCGAAAATGTGATGCCTGGTGAATTCCCTTCGGAGGAGCGCTCTCAAAAAGAACCCGTGAATAACGAAATCACCTATTCGAGTTTGTTGAATTTATTCAAGGGCTGGATCGCGGGTGCATTTCCCCGTGCCGTGGACTGGTTTGAAAATAGCGTCAGGTATTTAGTCCACTGGCTCCTGCCGCCGCCCCAGCAAATCGAAATCTACGAGGCTGCACTGAAGCATCCTATCGCTTCGACGTTCATCGTCAGCCAACTCATCTGCTGCGGAGTGCCCTTGTTGGTATTAATGGCTGTGGTCTTTCCCGTCGCGGGTGTCGCTCTCCTCCTGTGGTTCATATTGTCATTGCTCATCGGCGGCCCGATCCTGTTGATTGCGAGTATGATGGGGGTCTCCCTCTGGGGCTGGGAATGGATAACCTATGGATTCATCAAGTTCATCGACCAAAAGTTCCTGGGCGGCATGATCACACGATTCTGGTTGCCTCAAGGACAGTCTCAGACCGAGGGCGAAAAAGGACAGCCTCAGACCGAGGACGAAAAGCACCAAGAAGAGGTCCAGAATTCGGAAATGGAAAGCGATAGCTGA
- a CDS encoding uncharacterized protein (ID:PFLUO_008644-T1.cds;~source:funannotate), producing the protein MATAEKIRDQQKRFPMPNEDDYPSGDGDYESGDGSDKEEVPRQRNKRQRRWKLQDDVEEAYSNEEDDYPSDQYDDYSDYDDNNDDDDDYVMQGKAMKPYQQVNMVMEQSSGDFSPVPQRKNVEGDGLKLRLELNLDIEIELKARITGDLTLALL; encoded by the coding sequence atggccaccgccgaAAAGATCCGGGATCAACAGAAGCGATTTCCCATGCCGAACGAGGACGACTACCCGTCAGGCGATGGAGACTACGAAAGTGGTGACGGCTCcgacaaggaagaagtgCCCCGGCAGCGGAATAAGCGGCAACGACGATGGAAATTGCAAGATGATGTTGAAGAGGCCTACtcaaatgaagaagacgactACCCCTCCGATCAATATGACGATTATTCTGATTATGACGATAATaatgatgacgacgacgactaTGTGATGCAAGGCAAGGCGATGAAGCCGTACCAGCAGGTCAACATGGTCATGGAGCAGTCCAGCGGCGATTTTAGCCCCGTGCCGCAACGCAAGAACGTCGAAGGTGACGGGTTGAAGTTAAGGCTGGAGCTGAATCTGGATATCGAGATCGAGCTCAAGGCCCGCATCACCGGCGATCTGACCCTCGCGCTCCTGTAA
- a CDS encoding uncharacterized protein (ID:PFLUO_008645-T1.cds;~source:funannotate), whose protein sequence is MADPRNPQTPNPDSEATTPKQKRAIPKLRKKDSPAQQERSSPREQDHEQEEPKSNTDSINETAQQGEGQDQDRSQENPQQEQEKVQQSEQDPGDQRINRRRRHRPRPVSQRQESDTESIPRSDLGPQPQQRQRTRRTRQVQMQQGQQGQQDGGPLGALGAVDQPAQMVQSTASNAVNGVTDNAGKAVGGVLGGGQKGQKEGGGKEEQLRLRLDLNLDIELQLKAKIHGDLTLALLN, encoded by the exons atggccgaTCCGAGAAACCCCCAAACTCCAAACCCGGACTCCGAGGCTACCACCCCCAAGCAGAAGCGTGCTATTCccaagctgcgcaagaaggacAGTCCCGCCCAGCAAGAGCGAAGCTCGCCACGTGAGCAGGACCACGAACAAGAAGAGCCTAAGTCAAATACCGATAGCATCAACGAGACTGCTCAGCAGGGAGAAGGCCAGGACCAAGACCGGAGTCAAGAAAACCCCCAACAAGAACAGGAAAAAGTACAACAATCCGAACAAGACCCAGGAGACCAGCGCATCAaccgccgtcgccgccaccgaccCCGCCCCGTTTCCCAACGCCAGGAATCAGACACCGAATCCATCCCTCGCAGTGACCTGGGCCCCCAGCCTCAGCAACGCCAGCGCACCCGACGCACTCGTCAGGTTCAGAtgcagcagggccagcagggccagcaggACGGCGGACCCCTCGGTGCATTGGGTGCTGTCGATCAGCCTGCCCAGATGGTGCAGAGCACCGCTAGCAACGCCGTGAATGGAGTCACGGACAACGCGGGCAAAGCTGTCGGTGGCGTTCTGGGCGGTGGCCAGAAGGGACAGAAAGAGGGTGGCGGtaaagaagagcaattgCGACTGCGGCTGGATCTGAATTTGGATATTGAGCTTCAGCTGAAAGCGAAGATCCATGGGGATTTGACGCTGGCTTTGCT TAATTGA
- a CDS encoding uncharacterized protein (ID:PFLUO_008646-T1.cds;~source:funannotate): MPSVEKPMATKNASKKAPTSQNALPDRTKPDLKSPKKLANPARKSPAVARAKSNAPDSPDLSSTKGSSPAPSSKGPAKLKRGNYAPKLADKRPIPQETEPDELEQADPEPLKESADVENGTIELQDNEQDASEEEDAEEDEEEEEEEEEGPKEDAATDHPKASGSKSTSVFQRGKDAASSLTGFASKAKNIHSQLPDPVKKEAASRVQAGMRNVTDTAQSAAGETDSKTQEIANGVPNLPTDLSALSGLEVGEDGMILDDNGTEVGRLAEGEADDLAGQTIGENGEILDEDGDLIGRVELLSEDAAKKPDAFLDAEDGLNLTDLANLPIAEDGSVKDKSGQVVGKLVEGDPQDLVGSTVNENGEVLDDNGELVGRVEPLSPSQIGEQLDKAEDSAGITLPECSILKDRTINEEGKILDDEGGFLGQIPEGQDLTALTGKVPNEQGQVLDDDGEIIGQVEVVPGEAADTAMQKLQEATQEAKEGGQGALDDFSVLDGLQVDEDGQIADPDGNVLGVLDQGELSEVNGMTVNDKGLILDDEGNILGKARLVAQESIEEPETAAKELPPISNLEGLKCNKAGKIFDADGVLVGELIEGDARKLYRAGVELDDRGNFWDNRGNVIGKAQTVPVEEEDEDKGPFADSGDIFVTEEGWICDEDGKKVGKVVEGEIRNLLGRAVDDDGDILDKRGNVLGRAEPWEEPEEESEEENVDLSELEGLTPNKIGNVIGPDGVPVARVSEGDLKAVAGRKIDDEGQIWGDGGKVIGRVTLIPEDERESLAPFSDFGDLVVRKNGFVEDEFGGIVGKIVEGDPEKLQGLAVDDDGDIVDKRGNVKGRAEPYDPPEEEEEDQGEDLSALEGMTVNKLGNIVDENGSVWGRITSGTPKKLAGKKLDAEGQIWSDDGKVIGNAELIPESERERPEGIFYGLDGLMVTKDGSIADPNGQVVGRLVEGDPARLMGRAVDEDGEIVDKVGNVIGRAERWTPEEKERDVSPMNGRKVNREGEIRDEDGNLIGKLTEGNLKSLVGKTVDDNGYVVDNDGNKVGECTLLENLPEEGLSAEEIEQQKKEEHDRDLAKKMSSIVQQTLDSVEPLCKQITEHLEKADRTPRDELDEEELVKTVKPLIEEAGNMLQEGKGALRALDPDGQIAATAKARSVAHEATPEEYQLADQLKQLSQTVTTTIDNGRRRIADMPHAKKKLNPLWSLLSEPLFQIIAAVGLLLSGVVGLLGRLLDGLGLGGLVRGLLGGLGIDNLLGSLGLGDVGKSMGMSG, encoded by the exons ATGCCATCTGTCGAAAAGCCAATGGCGACTAAAAATGCCTCGAAAAAGGCTCCCACTTCTCAGAATGCTCTTCCTGACCGGACGAAGCCAGATTTGAAGTCTCCCAAAAAACTTGCAAACCCGGCGCGGAAGTCGCCTGCCGTTGCGAGAGCCAAAAGTAATGCTCCTGACTCTCCAGATCTCTCAAGCACAAAGggatcatctccagctcccagTTCGAAAGGCCCGGCCAAGTTGAAACGTGGTAATTACGCGCCAAAGTTAGCCGACAAGCGTCCAATCCCACAAGAAACTGAACCGGACGAGCTAGAGCAAGCAGACCCAGAACCTCTCAAAGAGTCAGCCGACGTGGAGAATGGCACAATTGAATTGCAAGACAACGAGCAAGACGCAagcgaggaggaagacgcagaagaagatgaagaagaagaagaagaagaagaggaaggacCGAAAGAAGATGCTGCGACGGATCATCCAAAGGCTTCCGGGTCGAAATCAACCTCGGTTTTCCAACGCGGTAAAGATGCCGCGTCCTCCCTTACAGGTTTCGCCAGTAAGGCGAAGAATATCCATTCTCAGCTGCCGGATCCCGTCAAGAAAGAAGCGGCAAGTCGCGTCCAGGCGGGCATGCGGAATGTCACGGACACGGCCCAGTCAGCTGCAGGTGAAACCGACAGCAAAACTCAGGAGATCGCAAACGGCGTTCCCAATCTGCCAACTGATTTATCTGCTCTGTCTGGTCTTGAagtcggtgaagatggaatGATTCTCGATGACAATGGAACTGAAGTCGGTCGACTGGCTGAGGGTGAAGCAGATGACCTTGCGGGCCAGACAATTGGCGAGAATGGTGAAATCCTagatgaggatggagatcTGATTGGGCGTGTTGAGCTTCTCAGCGAGGatgctgcgaagaagccagACGCATTTctggatgcagaagatggtCTGAACTTGACAGATCTTGCAAACCTGCCTATCGCAGAAGACGGCTCAGTCAAGGATAAATCTGGCCAGGTAGTAGGAAAACTCGTCGAAGGTGATCCTCAGGATCTGGTCGGCTCAACCGTGAATGAAAACGGCGAAGTTCTCGATGACAATGGTGAATTGGTCGGCCGTGTTGAGCCTCTTTCTCCCAGTCAAATCGGCGAGCAACTGGACAAGGCCGAAGATTCAGCCGGAATTACGCTGCCCGAATGCTCTATTCTCAAAGACAGAACGATCAACGAAGAGGGCAAGATactcgatgatgaaggtggcTTCCTGGGCCAAATCCCGGAGGGCCAAGACCTGACAGCTCTGACCGGTAAAGTGCCTAACGAGCAGGGTCAAGTCCTAGATGACGACGGGGAAATTATAGGACAGGTTGAAGTGGTACCAGGGGAGGCCGCGGACACAGCAATGCAAAAACTCCAGGAAGCGACTCAagaggccaaggagggcgGCCAAGGAGCACTCGACGATTTCTCGGTTCTCGACGGTCTTCaggtcgacgaagatggtCAAATTGCTGATCCGGATGGTAACGTCCTCGGTGTGCTAGACCAGGGTGAATTGTCAGAAGTCAACGGCATGACCGTGAACGACAAAGGTCTGATCCTAGACGATGAGGGCAACATTCTAGGCAAAGCTCGATTGGTCGCTCAAGAATCTATCGAAGAGCCTGAGACAGCTGCCAAGGAACTACCGCCCATCTCCAATCTAGAAGGACTCAAGTGCAACAAAGCTGGCAAAATCTTTGATGCAGATGGGGTGCTCGTTGGTGAACTTATCGAGGGTGATGCTCGAAAGCTCTATCGAGCCGGTGTGGAGCTTGACGACCGTGGTAACTTCTGGGACAACAGAGGCAACGTCATCGGCAAGGCTCAGACCGTTcccgtggaagaggaagatgaagacaAGGGACCATTTGCCGATAGTGGGGATATCTTTGTCACAGAGGAAGGCTGGATCTgtgatgaagatggaaagaaagtggGAAAAGTTGTCGAAGGCGAAATTCGGAACCTTCTTGGACGGGCTGtcgacgacgatggcgatATCCTGGACAAACGTGGCAATGTGTTGGGACGCGCGGAGCCCTGGGAAGAGCCAGAGGAAgagtcggaggaagagaacgTCGATCTCTCGGAATTGGAGGGGCTCACTCCTAACAAGATTGGCAACGTTATCGGGCCAGATGGAGTGCCTGTTGCGCGGGTCAGTGAGGGTGACCTGAAGGCAGTTGCCGGCAGAAAAATCGACGATGAAGGCCAGATCTGGGGTGATGGTGGCAAGGTCATCGGCCGGGTCACACTCATCCCTGAGGACGAACGCGAAAGCTTAGCGCCCTTTAGCGATTTCGGAGATCTGGTGGTTCGGAAAAATGGGTTTGTTGAGGATGAATTCGGCGGCATTGTCGGCAAGATCGTTGAAGGTGACCCTGAGAAACTACAGGGTCTCGCTGTGGATGACGACGGGGATATTGTCGACAAGCGAGGTAATGTCAAAGGACGAGCCGAGCCATATGACCCaccggaggaggaggaagaggaccagGGAGAGGACCTGTCCGCTCTTGAAGGAATGACGGTCAATAAATTGGGAAATATCGTGGATGAAAATGGATCGGTTTGGGGACGCATTACCTCCGGGACTcccaagaagctggccgGCAAAAAATTGGATGCGGAAGGTCAAATCTGGAGCGATGACGGGAAAGTGATAGGCAACGCTGAACTTATCCCTGAGTCTGAGCGAGAACGTCCTGAAGGCATTTTCTATGGACTTGATGGCCTGATGGTCACCAAGGATGGATCAATCGCCGACCCCAACGGCCAGGTTGTCGGGAGACTGGTTGAGGGAGATCCAGCCCGACTTATGGGCCGTgccgtcgacgaagacgggGAAATCGTTGACAAAGTTGGGAATGTCATCGGTCGTGCAGAGCGATGGACTCCtgaggagaaagagcgtGATGTCAGCCCTATGAACGGCCGAAAAGTCAACCGGGAGGGCGAAATCcgcgacgaagatggcaatCTGATCGGTAAACTCACCGAGGGCAATCTCAAATCCCTGGTGGGCAAGACCGTTGATGATAATGGCTATGTTGTGGACAACGATGGGAACAAAGTCGGCGAATGCACGCTACTGGAAAACTTGCCCGAAGAAGGGTTGTCTGCCGAAGAAATCgaacagcagaagaaagaggagcaTGATCGAGAtttggcgaagaagatgtctTCGATTGTGCAGCAGACATTGGATTCGGTTGAACCGCTATGCAAACAAATCACCGAG CATCTTGAAAAAGCCGATCGTACACCACGAGACGAactcgacgaagaagaactGGTGAAGACTGTGAAGCCTCTCATCGAAGAGGCGGGGAACATGTTGCAAGAAGGCAAAGGTGCTCTTCGTGCTCTTGATCCCGATGGCCAAATTGCAGCCACAGCCAAAGCCCGGAGTGTGGCACACGAGGCAACCCCAGAGGAATACCAGCTGGCCGACCAACTAAAGCAACTTTCCCAGACTGTCACTACTACGATCGACAATGGTCGTCGGCGTATCGCAGACATGCCCCATgcaaagaagaaactcaaCCCACTCTGGTCCCTGCTCTCCGAGCCTCTCTTCCAGATCATTGCGGCAGTGGGTCTGCTTTTGAGTGGAGTGGTGggtcttcttggccgccttcttgatggACTCGGCCTCGGAGGACTTGTTCGTGGACTTCTCGGTGGTCTAGGAATCGACAACCTCCTCGGCAGTCTCGGTTTGGGCGATGTTGGCAAGAGTATGGGTATGTCCGGTTGA